A part of Salmo salar chromosome ssa18, Ssal_v3.1, whole genome shotgun sequence genomic DNA contains:
- the LOC106578010 gene encoding uncharacterized protein isoform X1: MTELGEEIREAVLSVLPYLPEQTLSSLQDKLASVGIEGKPDLQFLKEEALQDHIRPIQCQKLLNAWRFEGQARCDTAGAIEDASTFEPSSPSPSQSSSTSSTTRSTTSTTSTVDLDIWPENFTVCWCKMSMNLRSAIARGTQPTSGEQREMRCAINASPAPKIAELRSKWSYLFTQKELYNHFKLLIHVSILGKKTDATMVEKRKIIIQYFLYNPTNEEVRHILSMFEKGGATAVGPYVVLLLMAHFQERTDAFLLQADVSDTATDVEGSIPLPDSPRLILQGDTMTAAKWMMSIEKEVVMPVHSNFVAALAAFFLPHSTPSIFSTKRRLHAPWSSSKDVLLESVHPLPRRPPQQRTSARKAER, encoded by the exons ATGACAGAGCTAGGAGAGGAGATAAGAGAGGCAGTATTGTCAGTGCTACCATATTTGCCTGAGCAGACACTTTCATCTCTCCAGGACAAGCTAGCAAGTGTGGGAATAGAGGGAAAGCCAGACCTTCAATTTCTTAAAGAAGAAGCCCTACAGGATCACATCAGACCAATACAATGCCAGAAGCTGCTAAATGCATGGAGATTTGAAG GACAAGCAAGGTGTGACACAGCTGGTGCCATCGAGGATGCATCAACATTTGAGCCATCAAGCCCTTCCCCTTCACAGTCATCCTCCACATCCAGCACAACCCGGTCAACAACCAGTACGACCAGTACTGTAGACCTGGACATCTGGCCGGAGAACTTCACTGTCTGTTGGTGCAAAATGTCCATGAACCTGAGATCAGCCATCGCCAGAGGCACACAGCCAACCTCAGGAGAACAAAGAGAGATG CGCTGTGCCATCAACGCTAGCCCAGCACCTAAGATAGCCGAGCTGAGGAGTAAGTGGTCGTACCTTTTCACACAGAAGGAACTCTACAACCACTTCAAGTTACTGATACATGTCTCAATCCTGGGAAAAAAAACTGATGCAACAATGGTAGAAAAACGAAAGATTATCATACAATACTTCCTCTACAATCCAACAAATGAAGAGGTTCGGCACATCCTGTCAATGTTTGAAAAGGGTGGAGCGACTGCAGTTGGCCCTTATGTTGTCCTCCTGCTGATGGCCCATTTCCAAGAAAGGACGGATGCATTCCTTCTACAGGCCGAT GTGTCAGACACAGCTACAGATGTGGAGGGATCAATTCCCCTTCCGGACTCACCAAGACTGATTCTTCAAG GAGACACAATGACTGCTGCCAAATGGATGATGAGCATTGAGAAGGAGGTCGTGATGCCAGTCCactccaactttgtggcagcgCTGGCAGCTTTTTTTTTGCCTCATTCTACACCTTCAATCTTCAGTACCAAACGGAGGCTTCACGCACCCTGGAGTTCATCCAAAG ATGTTTTGCTGGAATCAGTCCATCCACTGCCTCGAAGACCGCCACAGCAGAGGACATCAGCAAGAAAAGCGGAAAGGTAG
- the LOC106578010 gene encoding uncharacterized protein isoform X2 — MSMNLRSAIARGTQPTSGEQREMRCAINASPAPKIAELRSKWSYLFTQKELYNHFKLLIHVSILGKKTDATMVEKRKIIIQYFLYNPTNEEVRHILSMFEKGGATAVGPYVVLLLMAHFQERTDAFLLQADVSDTATDVEGSIPLPDSPRLILQGDTMTAAKWMMSIEKEVVMPVHSNFVAALAAFFLPHSTPSIFSTKRRLHAPWSSSKDVLLESVHPLPRRPPQQRTSARKAER; from the exons ATGTCCATGAACCTGAGATCAGCCATCGCCAGAGGCACACAGCCAACCTCAGGAGAACAAAGAGAGATG CGCTGTGCCATCAACGCTAGCCCAGCACCTAAGATAGCCGAGCTGAGGAGTAAGTGGTCGTACCTTTTCACACAGAAGGAACTCTACAACCACTTCAAGTTACTGATACATGTCTCAATCCTGGGAAAAAAAACTGATGCAACAATGGTAGAAAAACGAAAGATTATCATACAATACTTCCTCTACAATCCAACAAATGAAGAGGTTCGGCACATCCTGTCAATGTTTGAAAAGGGTGGAGCGACTGCAGTTGGCCCTTATGTTGTCCTCCTGCTGATGGCCCATTTCCAAGAAAGGACGGATGCATTCCTTCTACAGGCCGAT GTGTCAGACACAGCTACAGATGTGGAGGGATCAATTCCCCTTCCGGACTCACCAAGACTGATTCTTCAAG GAGACACAATGACTGCTGCCAAATGGATGATGAGCATTGAGAAGGAGGTCGTGATGCCAGTCCactccaactttgtggcagcgCTGGCAGCTTTTTTTTTGCCTCATTCTACACCTTCAATCTTCAGTACCAAACGGAGGCTTCACGCACCCTGGAGTTCATCCAAAG ATGTTTTGCTGGAATCAGTCCATCCACTGCCTCGAAGACCGCCACAGCAGAGGACATCAGCAAGAAAAGCGGAAAGGTAG